The genomic segment ACACAAAGCAATAATGCTTACTCTCAACTTACACATATAGATAGATAGCTGAAAGTAGGTAGTAAAACCATGGAGCAAGTTAAAATATGGAACCAGATTCCACAAagctacagtatttttttatgtcTATATAAACTGAAAGTACTAGGAAATATGTACAGATATTTTGTGGGTAAAAGGAGGGCAGAAAAGGTGGAGTAGAGAAAGAATAGGACTTTCACAAAAAGACtaagaaaactggaagaaatagGCCTGACAACTCCAGGTTGAATTTGTGTACTCTATTTTTAggtagtttttctttaaatgctatAGGAAACATCACAGTGAAGAATGTGCTACTTAACGGAGAATATTAATTGCttaaaaatcttacattttgTCATCTTCTGATTCTTGAGCTTATAGTATACATATTGTGAAATCATAATTATATCCATATTAACATAAGAGATGGCAGTGAtggtctgaaagagaaaaatacatttgcttgtTCAGTATacaaaaagtttaaaactttCTGAACTTAACTGTGCTTCATAATAATAACGTGAACAACAAATACCAAGTTAGACAGCAGCAGATGAATGGGATGTAAAGCTTGCGCAATGGTGACATGCTGACACAATCACAAGTGTGTCACTTTGCAGGATGCATGGCACAAATTCCTGCCTGGGCAGACTGATAAATTCTTTCCTGCCCAGAAGCTTAAGTCCACTCTACCCAGTTTCCCAGCACTTTGGAATCTATCAGTCTTGCTTAGTGCCTCCTGCCTCAAGAAGGCAGAACTGACATTCTCTCTTGCCCCTTTACAATGGGGGAGATGAAACTGTTAGACAACATTAAGTTGTAAACTAGATGACAACTCTGTCCACTCTTGGGTCCATCTCCAGCTTGGGAAAACTTCTGTGACTGACACAtacatctttctttcattaagAATTGAAAATAGAAACAGTAGACAAGAAAGTTCCAGACACAATTAACAGATCACTGACAACTAAGGCTTCTTCCAGTGAAGTTGgaactgtattttcaaattttaacaGATTAACAAGAAAGTTCTAGTTCAAAGAAGCTGTTAAAAAACCAGTTAAACAAACGAACAAACCTCTGCAACCTTACTTTGAAGGTGAAAATTGGCTGATAATTCCCCACTTCATTCCTTACTGAATATAGCCCGGTAAGTCGCTCAAAATGCTAACTGCAAGAGCGAAACGGTTCTGGTAATACAATGGTATCAGAGTAAATATCTGGGAaattataatttgttttataaatagaatagaatgtaagactattttctttcccagtacCTATTACACTGTGCAATATTACATTATCCTAGAGGTTAAAGAGACAGTCGAAAAGTATGTATCAAAAAGTAGAAATATCAACAGATTACCTGAATTGGGAGTTGATTTGTTAAATAGCAGCCTATAAAATTTGTAAGATCTCCAGCTATCCAACACAGCAGAAAGCCCAAAGACAGCGCTTGATCCACTTTTCCATTCTGACAGGCAACGTAAATTTGACTGGCACAAATTCCAGaagtaattataaaatattgtaaGCCAAAAATGTTTGACAagcttgaaaatacatttttcaaaatctgaataaagaaaaattaaagctctTAACCACAAGAGACCCATCACAGCAATACCCCACTTACAGTTTGAATGAGAACTCAGATTCACTACCGCTCACCATGTCTTACTCTCATGTAAGAAAACCTGAAATCACAACCTCCTTACAGCTTGTAtgagttctttttttgtgtgtcctGCACTGAAGTATCGTTTTCTGGACACCAGAACTATGCCATCATCATTTCATATTCCTCTGCCGTAAGTACTAGCCTTTAAGataccaaaagaagaaaaacacttatttAACACAGAAGTGCTAAGAATGAACAAAGCTCCTGTAAGAGCTGACAACTGCACTTATGCTTCCAAATTGGAGAACTGTTACTCAGATTCATAACAGGGGCTATGAAGCAATCCCAAATTTGAGTCCATTAGACATGTCTTGACGAATTCCATACCCACAAACACGACACTTTTAATGTATGGTCCCTTTTCAACTAATATTTCAGAATCTCAACAGCTTACTaagagtgtttttattttgcttgattTCCATTGCACTTTTATAAGTTCAGTAAATTATGTTTCCCTTATGGGGACAGACTTTGGAGTCGATCCCATTTTGTTTCAGGCATTCTCGTCTACtagcagcatttctgcttttcttttgccatttcCAACCTACGTTTGAAATCTGAACCCAGTGCCAGTCCACCAAACAACTGATTTAGCACTACCAAAGTGCTAACTcatgtgctgttttttctgaccttttctGAGTCCAAACTTTGATGGCAGGAGCCAGCACAACAGTACTGGTGGCATGGCATGTGGTTTAAATAAACACCGAGCCAGTTTTTGCAGCAAGTGTGCTGCATGTGCACACATCTCAGGGTGGAGAAGATAAGAGAGAAGAGGTGATTTATTCTCATTTGCTCTAAGTGGCAGAGATTAGTGTCAAGTCAGTACAACAGAACAGTACATCAAGCTCATTTGTCAACCACCAAATATTGTTCTAAACATGAACAACGTGCTTCTCTGGCATATTATATCTGTATTATGCAGATAGAGAAACATATCCAagataaactaaaaaaaggCAGCTTGTGAAAAAGGCTTCAGGCAAGATTACTCATGTCTCAGTCTGAGGACTGCCTAAGACTTTAAACTTACGGTAGtgcagcaaacagaaaacagacaatgGAAATCAGTCCTATGACAACGCTCCAGTACTCCCACGCATTCTCAACACATTCTTCCAGAAGATGCCAAATCCATGGTGTTCCATTTATACACAGTCTCCTAGTTTCTATTGGGGAGATATTGAAAGCATGTGTATACAGCTGGGAAGCCATCATTTCTGGACTGAGATTCAATTTCAGAAGTTTATTTCTGCCTCCATTTTTACCCCATGCAAATCCGCAAATCTGTTTACCAATGCTGAATATCCGCTGTGAAAAGACCTCTGCATCCAGACGGATGCTTGATATCGCAGTTATTTCCAATCTCATAAATGAACCTGCcaaattcaaagaaataaatatagcCAATGTGAATAAGACATTAACCATAAGATGCTTGATCATATTTATTGCTTACAGAAAAGAAGTTAAGActtccaagaaagaaaaatactttgtagCCCATCGCATTCATTAACCCTTGACAAATATGCAACGCTCCAGCTGTTTATCACTGTAGCATTTTAGCCTGAGCCTGTGTTAGAGAGAGGTGCCAGAAATCTGCTACAGGGTAAAGTAAACACAGCCATTTATTTGCACTTAAGACCAAAACTCTGATTTTCACATTCAACATCATTGCAATGAAGCAACAGTGCTTTCTTTAACAGTATCCATCCTGAACACTCTATTCACACTTATGGAACATAAATTTAATGATCTTTTATACGCAATTAATTTCCAGCTAAAATTATGAAAGAGAAGTTATTTATTACACAGATTGCAGACAAGCTCTAAGGTCTACTTGAATATGTAGCCCAATCAGCCTAATTAGCGATTCAATATAGTGTCAAACAGCTTGTATTATTTAATACTTCAGAGGAAACAGGGAAAGCATGAGAAGCCTCATAAGGTGAATGTATGGTATTTCCACTCCCATCCCACACAGAATGAAGCAggtgaagtaaaaaaaaagcttaagttTTGAAGCACAAGGTCTTTCTGAccttaaaaaatatcttctcatAGCTAATTATAATAATTCTGGATATTTATTGTTCTTCCTACTGAAATATCCACCCTAttgaacatctttttttttttttcctaaaaggcTAACCACtataaaattgaagaaaaaatttttagcaaaaatgcagaattatcTGTGACTATTCCTTGAGATTTactgctgacaaaaaaaaaaaaaagctgctttcccaTTCACTGTGATGATACTTAGGTTCTCCGA from the Cygnus olor isolate bCygOlo1 chromosome 9, bCygOlo1.pri.v2, whole genome shotgun sequence genome contains:
- the LOC121074653 gene encoding lysosomal amino acid transporter 1 homolog isoform X1; translated protein: MRLEITAISSIRLDAEVFSQRIFSIGKQICGFAWGKNGGRNKLLKLNLSPEMMASQLYTHAFNISPIETRRLCINGTPWIWHLLEECVENAWEYWSVVIGLISIVCFLFAALPQIYVACQNGKVDQALSLGFLLCWIAGDLTNFIGCYLTNQLPIQTITAISYVNMDIIMISQYVYYKLKNQKMTKCSKNLKNFCVTWILLCIALCIVLLCQLLIRNQDQSSVLERSNTSLDMIEMSGFICGYVSCVFYLGSRFPQLYKNFRRRSTEGTSYLLFALAMLGNCTYGLSLVLKMPATKSFQALYFLHHLPWLIGSFGVLFLDILVTVQFVLYRQHEERQPGVVALEVEPLLLGEETA
- the LOC121074653 gene encoding lysosomal amino acid transporter 1 homolog isoform X2 codes for the protein MRLEITAISSIRLDAEVFSQRIFSIGKQICGFAWGKNGGRNKLLKLNLSPEMMASQLYTHAFNISPIETRRLCINGTPWIWHLLEECVENAWEYWSVVIGLISIVCFLFAALPQIYVACQNGKVDQALSLGFLLCWIAGDLTNFIGCYLTNQLPIQTITAISYVNMDIIMISQYVYYKLKNQKMTKCSKNLKNFCVTWILLCIALCIVLLCQLLIRNQDQSSVLERSNFRRRSTEGTSYLLFALAMLGNCTYGLSLVLKMPATKSFQALYFLHHLPWLIGSFGVLFLDILVTVQFVLYRQHEERQPGVVALEVEPLLLGEETA